The genomic window CCTCGGCTCCACAGCGCAGGGGCACGGCAACAGTGTGAGCTTTGGACGGGGCGCAGCGTGAGCAGGGGGCCTGGCGGTGAAGGGCCCCCATCCCAGTGAACTCCCCCTCGGATGGGACAAACAGGGAGCTGCACTGACCGAAACACAGCTTGTTGTGCACTGTCACTGTGTCGCATCCGTCTGCCGTCACACGCTGGGAGGATGACAAAAAAGGACGAGATTAGGCTAAACATCACAGCAATATTGTCAGTGTTAATTTACCTCTGAGGGTGTAAAAATTAACACTGTCTACACCATCACAGCTAATCCACCACCAGAGCCATAATCAGCTTTATGAGTGAACAGACTCCTCTCTAATTGCCACTGAAAAATCAACATCTCCTAACATTGCTATTTTCTATTCAACTTTGTGAAGAATCAGTCATCCTAATGCACCTGATAATGGACTTTTTTATGTGTGCACAGCAATCAGTTTAGCAGAGAAAGGAAATAAAGTCCCAGCATgacacaatataaaaatatttgccTCTTACCTGAGTGAAAGGTACTGCACTACAAGTCTGTTTAGTGTCCTTCAGGTTGATTGGCAGGGACATAGTCATCTTGTCTCCTTTATTTATGGCTCTCTGCCACATCTGCAGGCCTTGTCTCTTCTTAAACTCAATTTCAGTTGGGCCTTTAGGGCGCAGGTGGTGGAGTGGACTCACGGGGGCCTTGGAGGCTGGGGCCGGACCTGGACGCCCCTGAGACAAGAAGGTAGGGAAGGACAATCTGGAGCTGAGAG from Lates calcarifer isolate ASB-BC8 linkage group LG5, TLL_Latcal_v3, whole genome shotgun sequence includes these protein-coding regions:
- the dand5 gene encoding DAN domain family member 5; this translates as MAFLISLIFLSSWTALAFTLPHNMFDNTLKGSRVELESSGSGPDEPIRGVVKVVQLDPHALAQSGFFRRGLTPRRAPSLSSRLSFPTFLSQGRPGPAPASKAPVSPLHHLRPKGPTEIEFKKRQGLQMWQRAINKGDKMTMSLPINLKDTKQTCSAVPFTQRVTADGCDTVTVHNKLCFGQCSSLFVPSEGEFTGMGALHRQAPCSRCAPSKAHTVAVPLRCGAEVRERRVMVVEECKCETGGEERSVEAAASSQL